The window TTCAAGGGTCCTGCGAATGAGCAGCGGGTACTTCCCCGTCTTCCGTCCACTGCCGGCAGCAGGATACCGACCCAGGAGAACGCACGGTTGATTTCCCTGAAGAAGTATCTGGAGATGGACGCCACCGAACGCCTCGCCGAAAAACCGGAAGGCGGCGAACTGCTTCCAGCGGTCATGGAGCTATATTGTTCTGCCTTGCGCTCGATGGGAAAGAGTGCGGTGAAAGCTTGCCCTGTGGTGGGCGCCGAACTGCAGGTTTCTCTCGAGAAAATAGAGCAGCAACTGACCAGTGAGCCAACGGCCGACAGTGTTAAGAAGACGGAAAAGCAAGTCACCGACAAATTGGAGCAATGGGGCACGGGCACTGCGAAACATTTCCAGGCCAAATCCGACGAAGTCAAAGAACTCCTGATCGTTCTGGCTAAGACGGCGGAGTCCGTGGGCGAACGCGATCAACGCTACACGGCCCAGTTCAGCGACCTGACGACGAGACTCAGAGCGATTGCCAACCTCGACGATCTCACGCAAATCCGGTCGTCCCTGATGCAGCGCGCGACCGAATTGAAAAGCTGTGTCGATCAGATGGCGCGGGACAGTGAGGATTCGGTGACGCAACTCCGGGCTGAGGTTACGAACTATCAGACCAAACTCAAAGCGGTCGAACACCTCGCATTGAAGGACACGCTGACCAGCGTTGCCAACCGGCGCAGCATTGAGGCGCGCATGGAATGGCTGATCATGCAGAACGAGATTTTCTGTGTCGTAATGCTCGACCTGAACGGATTCAAACAGATCAACGACTCGCATGGACACGCCGCCGGCGACGATCTACTCGTGCAGTTTGCCAAGGAACTGGAATCGAATATCCGCGCCAACGATCTGGTCGGCCGCTGGGGTGGAGACGAGTTTATCGTGGTGCTGGCCTGCAATTTGGCCGGCGCCAAGTCTCATCTGGAAAGAATTCAGAAGTGGGTCTGTGGCAAGTACACCATTCAAACCGGACAAGGAAAAGAAACACGGGACGTGCAGGTCTCGGCATCGGTTGGCCTGGCGCAATGGCGTCCCGGAACCAGCATGCAGGACGTGCTGAAGGAAGCCGACGCAGCCATGTACAAGGACAAGCAAGCGAATCGTAAGGGAAAATCGTAGCGTCGTCTGCCAGGATTCCGATCACCCAATCGAGGCTACCCGCCTTCCAAACAGCCCCGGCAGAAGAAATATTGCATCTTGGGGAGACTTCCACGAGTCCTTCGTGAGAGAGTCATTGCAGTCTACAAACAGATCTCTGGGGCCGGATCCAAACAATCGCGCAGCGTAAACCAACTCAATCCAGTTGAGGAGGTGGATTGTCATGAGAACAATATTGCTGTTGTTGTTCCTCGCCGTCATCGTCGGCCCAAGACTTGCCAGCGCCGCTGGCAAAATTCCGTCCCTGAAGGCAGAGCGCTGGGTGAATTCGCCTCCCCTCACCGCGGAAAATCTGCGCGGCAAAGTGGTTCTGATCGACATCTGGGAATACACGTGCGTGAACTGGATCCGGACCGCGCCTTACGTGAAGGCGTGGAACCGCGATTATGCCAAGTCCGGCCTGGTCGTGATTGGCGTGCATGCACCCGAGTTCGAGTTCGGCAAGCATGCTGAGAATATCGATCGTGGGATTCTCGATCATGGGCTCACTTATCCGATTGCCATTGATAATGATTTTTCCATCTGGCGATCTTTGGACAACAACGCCTGGCCAGCGAAGTACCTCTTCGACGCGCAGGGGAAGCTGGTAAAGCGGTGGTTGG of the Acidobacteriota bacterium genome contains:
- a CDS encoding GGDEF domain-containing protein, producing MISLKKYLEMDATERLAEKPEGGELLPAVMELYCSALRSMGKSAVKACPVVGAELQVSLEKIEQQLTSEPTADSVKKTEKQVTDKLEQWGTGTAKHFQAKSDEVKELLIVLAKTAESVGERDQRYTAQFSDLTTRLRAIANLDDLTQIRSSLMQRATELKSCVDQMARDSEDSVTQLRAEVTNYQTKLKAVEHLALKDTLTSVANRRSIEARMEWLIMQNEIFCVVMLDLNGFKQINDSHGHAAGDDLLVQFAKELESNIRANDLVGRWGGDEFIVVLACNLAGAKSHLERIQKWVCGKYTIQTGQGKETRDVQVSASVGLAQWRPGTSMQDVLKEADAAMYKDKQANRKGKS